DNA from Thioclava sp. GXIMD2076:
GGATCTCGCGGCGATTGGCATAGAGCGGCACCGCAAGGCACACGGTTGCCGGTCCCAGCATGAAATGCACGAATTGCGCGCCCTCGAAATACTGGTCATAGGGGGTACCGGTCAGCGTGAGCAGCCCCCCCAGCAACACCACCGCAATCGCCACCGGATTGGCCCATGGCTGTCGCCCCGAGGCGCGGAAGATCGCATCGCCCGCCCAATAGGCAAAGAGCGTGGCACAGAGCCACAGAAGCGGCTGCGAGGCGAGATAGGACCAGATGGTGGACGGATCACTCATTGCCCGCCCCCTTCGTCAGCCGCAGCGTGACGGCAAAGGCCGCAGCCCCCGCCACAAGTGCCAGCGCGGTCGACAGCACCAGCGATAGCCCCAGCGCCAGACCATGGCTCATCAGAGTCGGGATATGGGCCACCACCCCGACCCCGATCGGCACGAAGAGAAGCGACAGATGCGACAGGAGCCCCTTGGCCGTGGGCTGCACCACCTCGCGCAGACGCGCCGAGGCAAAGAACGACGCCAGCATGAAGATCATGCCCAGGACAGGCCCCGGAAGCGGCAGGCCGAGCCCGCGCGAGAGCACCTCTCCGACGAGCTGGAATAACAGAATGAAAGCAAAGGCAGCGACCATAATCCCTCCGGTGTGCAAAACCGTGAATACCTGTCCTCCCGCAGCGTCGGTATGGCACCGCCATCCCGTCTCCACAAGGTCCGGACAACTCGAACCAATACACAGCCCCGCGATAAATGCGATAATCTGGGGATAAATCGGCCTTTCCCCGCGCGCGACTGTGTCTTTGAATTGACACATCGCGGATCGGCTGGGAAAAGGCGCCCAAATCCCGCGGCGGCATAGGCTGCGGGACAGATGCGCCCCCGCGCATGCCTGCCTTGGAAGGAATGGTGCCCTTGCGTTTCACCCGCTTGCGTCTGAACGGCTTCAAAAGCTTTGTCGACCCGACCGATCTCGTCATTCAGGACGGGCTGACAGGCGTGGTCGGCCCCAATGGCTGCGGCAAGTCGAACCTTCTGGAGGCTCTGCGCTGGGTGATGGGCGAACACCGTGCCTCGGCGATGCGCGGCGGCGGGATGGAAGACGTGATCTTTGCGGGCACCTCGACCCGCGGCGCGCGCAACTTTGCCGAGGTCGTGCTGCAGATCGACAACGAGGAACGCCTCGCGCCCTCGGGCTTCAACGACAGCGACCTGCTGGAGATCACCCGTCGCATCACCCGCGATGTAGGCTCGGCCTATAAGGTCAATACCAAGGACGTGCGCGCCCGCGACGTGCAGATGCTCTTTGCCGATGCGTCCACAGGGGCGCATTCGCCCGCGCTGGTGCGTCAGGGCCAGATCAACGAGCTGATCAACGCCAAACCCAAGGCCCGCCGCCGCATTCTCGAGGAGGCCGCGGGGATCTCGGGTCTCTACCAGCGGCGCCACGAGGCCGAGCTGCGGCTCAAGGCCACCGAGGCCAATCTCGAGCGGATCGATGATGTGATCGACCAGCTGGCCGGACAGCTCAACAGCCTGGCCCGTCAGGCGCGGCAGGCCGCGAAATACCGCCAGATCGGCGAGGAGTTGCGCCGCTCCGAGGGGATGCTCCTCTATCGCCGCTGGCTCGAGGCAGACGAAACCCGTCAGGAGGCCGAGAAGGCCCTTTCCGCGATCATAGCCAATGCCGGCGTGGCCGAGCGCGCCGCCCGCGACAGCGCCGAGTTGCGTGCCAACCTCGAAGAGATCCTGCCGCCCATGCGCGAGGAGGATACCGTGGCCACCGCCATTCTGCAGCGGCTCGTTCTCTCACAGGACCAGCTCTCGCAACAGGAAGCCCAGGCCCGCGGCCAGATCGAGACGCTCAAGGGCCGAATTGCCCAGATCGACCGCGACATGGAACGCGAGACCAGCCTCAACCGCGACGCGGGCGAGACGCTGGAGCGGCTGGAATACGAGCTGCGCCAGATCGCGCGCGACAGCGCCGGCCATGAGGAGGCGCTGGCCGCCGCCGAGGAGGCCGCCCAAGAGGCCGCCGAGATCGCGCGGGACCGCGAGGAGATCCTTGACCAGCTGACCGGCGATGTGGCCCAGCTGGCCGCCCGTCACCAGTCTGCCGAGCGGCAACTGGCCGACAGTCAGGCAAGCGCCGAACGCTTCGACCGTGCGGCCGCTACTGCCCGACTGAATGCAACGGAGGCCGAGGAAGCGCTGGCCGAGGTCAATAGCCGGATCGAGGCCGCGCAGGAAGCCGCCTCCGAGGCCACAGAGATGACCGATCAGGCCGAAGAGGCGCTCCATAGCGCCGATGATCTGCGTGGCACGCTGGAAACCCGCGAGGCCGAGGCGCGCGAGGCGCGCGCCGAGGCCGAAGGCGAGATGAGCGCGCTGAAATCCGAGGTCTCGGCCCTCACCCGGCTTCTGGACCGCGACGCCATGTCGGGCCCGCAGATCCTTGACCGGATTAGCGTCTCCAAAGGCTATGAGGCCGCCTTGGGCGCGGCTTTGGCCGATGACCTGAACGCGCCCGAAGCGGCGGGAAATGCAGGCTCGGGTTGGCTGACCCTGCCCGATTATAGCGACGCACCTGCGCTCCCTGCAGGTCTGCAGGCACTCGCGCGCTATGTGCAGGCACCCGAGGCGCTCACCCGCCGTTTGAACCAGATCGGTGTGGTGGAAAGCTGGGATCAGGGCGATGCGCTCCACAAGGATCTGCGTCCCGGCCAGCGGATTGTCACGCTTGCGGGCGATCTCTGGCGCTGGGACGGGCTACGCGCGGGCGCCGAGGATGCGCCCTCTGCCGCGGCCCAACGCCTGCGCCAGCAGAACCGCTTGAGCGATCTGCGCGCCGATCTGGCCGTGGCCGAAGCCTCGACGCAATCCGCCGTGCGCAATCACGAACAGCTCAAACAGAAGCTTGCCGATGCCAATCTGGCCTATGCACGCGCCCGCGACACCCGCCGCGAGGCCGACAAGCGCCTCGCCGAGGCACAGCGCCTGATGTCCAAGGCCGAGGCCGACCGCTCGGTCACCGAAGGCCGTCTGGAAGCCGCCCGTCAGGCCGAGGGCCGCCATGCCGAGGAGGCCCGTGCCGCACGCGCGACCCTCGAGGAGGCACAGTCCGCGATCAATGCCCTGCCCGCCCTGTCGCGCGCCCGCGAGGAAATGGATCAGGTGAAGATCACGGTCGAGGCCGCGCGGATGACCATGCTCACCCGCCGCTCGGCACAGGACGAGGTCCGCCGCGAAGGCGAGGCCCGCACCCGTCGCCACACAGAGATCACCGAGCAGCTGGGCGGCTGGAAGACCCGTCTGGCCACCGCCGAACGCCATGGGGCCGAGCTGGCCGAGCGCCGCGCCGAGGCGCTGGAGGAACTCGAGGAGGCTATGGCCCTGCCCGAGGAGCTGAACGAGCGCCGCGACGAACTGCGCGAGCAGATCCAGGAGGCGGAGGCGCGCAAATCCAAGGCTACCACCGCGCTTCAGGATGCCGAAAGCCGCCTGCGCACGGCCCAGACCGTCGAACGCGAGACGGAAAAACAGGCCTCCGAGATCCGCGAGGCCCGCGCGCGGGCCGAAACGCGCGTGGAGAGCGCCCGCGAGGCGCTGACGCTGGCCGTCGACTGGATCAGCGACGAGATGGATCTGGCCCCGGAGAGCCTGCTGAAATCCCTCGATATCGCGCCTGGGGATATGCCGACCATTGCCAAGCTGGAAAAGGCGGTGGCCGACCTCAAACGCGACCGCGATGCTTTGGGGGCGGTCAACCTGCGCGCCGAGGAAGACGCGCGAAGCATTCAGGAAGAACATGACACGCTGTTCACCGAGAAAGGCGATCTGGAAGATGCCATCGCCAAGCTGCGCGGCGGCATCAACGGGCTCAACCGCGAGGGGCGCGAGCGCCTCCTGGCGGCCTTCGAACAGGTGAACCAGAATTTCCGCCAGCTCTTTACCCATCTTTTCTCGGGCGGCGATGCGCGTCTGGCGCTGGTGGAATCCGATGACCCGCTCGAGGCCGGTCTCGAGATCATGTGCCAGCCGCCGGGCAAGAAGCTCTCGACGCTATCGCTGCTGTCGGGCGGCGAGCAGACCCTGACCGCGATGGCGCTGATCTTTGCCGTCTTCATGGCCAATCCCGCTCCGATCTGCGTGCTCGACGAGGTCGACGCGCCCCTGGACGATGCCAATGTTACCCGTTTCTGCGACCTTCTGGACGAGATGACGCGCCGCACCGAGACCCGTTTCCTCATCATCACCCACCATGCGGTCACGATGAGCCGGATGGACCGTCTTTTTGGTGTGACAATGCAGGAACAGGGTGTAAGCCAGCTGGTATCGGTCGATCTCAAGAAGGCCGAGGCAATGGTCGCCTGAGACCTGAAGGATAATCATGAAACAGCTTCTGGTATCACTGGCCATGCTGGCCGGTCTGGCAGCCCCGCTTACAGCCTCTCCGGCGCTGGCCAATACCGTCACCGCCACTCCCGCGGCCATTCTTGCCGCGATGCGGGCCGATGGCCTGCAGGCCCAGCAGGAAACCGATGATTACGGCGCGCCTATGCTGGTCAGCCAGCTGAACGGCACCCATTTCTCGGTCTATTTCTACGGCTGCAAAAGTGGCGCGCAGTGCCAGAACATCCAGTTCTCGACGGGGTATGACCTTGACCGACCGCTCGACGCCCGCCGGATCAACGACTGGAACCGCGACAACCGCTTCGGCCGCGCCTATCTCGATGACGACGGCGATCCCTTCATCGAGATGGATATCAATATGGCAGGCAATGGAGTGACCCAGCAGAACTTCTCCACCTCGCTCGGCCTCTGGCAGACTGTCACCCGCGACTTCGAGCACTTCATCGGCTGGTAAGCCCTGCCCATGGCCTGTGATATTCTGATGACACTCCGCTTTGCGGGCGCATTCCGCTTGCGCCTTTCGGGATGCGCGCCTAGCGTCCGGTGCGAATTGCGCCGCCGAACCGGCATTCCACCGCGTTGACAAAGAGGACCCCATGTCGAAGATCGAATCCCGCCTGTCCGAACTGAACATCACCCTGCCCGCAGCCCCCGCGCCGGCCGCCAATTATGTGCCCTTCGTGATCACCGGCAACCAGCTGTTCATCTCGGGCCAGATCTCCTCGGGCGCCGATGGTCTGGTGAAAGGCCGTCTGGGCGAGGATATGGATGTCGAAGCGGGCGCTGCCGCCGCGCGCCTATGCGGCCTTGCATTGATCGCGCAAGCCAAGGCCGCTCTTGGCGATCTGGACCGGATCACCCGCGTGGTGAAACTGGGCGGCTTCGTCAATTCCACCCCCGATTTCACTGATCAGCCCAAGGTCGTGAACGGATGCTCGGACCTGATGGTCGAGGTCTTCGGAGATGTGGGCCGCCATGCACGCTCGGCTGTGGCGACCCCCTCGCTGCCCCTTGGTGTGGCGGTCGAGATTGACGCGGTCTTCGAGATCAAAGATGCTTGATCCGCGCTTCCTGAGCCTGCCGATCGCGCATCGGGCCTATCATGACCGGGCGCAACGCCGCCCCGAGAACAGCCTCGCAGCCATCCGGGCGGCGATTGCGGCAGGTTACGGGATCGAGATCGACCTGCAGCTTTCGGCGGATGGTGTGGCGATGGTCTTCCATGACTATCTCCTCGACCGTCTGACCGGCGAGACCGGCCCGCTCCATGCCCGCACCGCCGCCGAGTTGCAGGCGATCCCCTTGCGCGATGCCGATGAGGGCATCCCGACCTTTGCCGAGGTGCTCGATCTGGTGGCCGGCCAAGTGCCGCTTCTGGTCGAGATCAAGAACCAGAACGACCCCAATGGCGCGGGGCTGGGCCCGCTGGAGGACGCCGCCGCACAGGCGCTGCGCGGCTATCAGGGCCCCGTGGCGGTGATGGGGTTCAACCCCGAGACCATTGCGCTTTTCCATGCGGCCGCCCCCGATGTTGCGGTCGGCCTGACCACCTATGCCGAATGGTCGGCGGAAGACTTCCCCGATCTTGACGACGATCAACGCGCCCGCCTGCGCGAGATCGCCGATTACGACCGTGTGGGCGCCTCGTTCATCTCGCATCACTGGAAAGACCTCGGGATGGCGCGGGTGGCGGCGCTGAAGGCCGAGGGCGCGCATATCCTGTGCTGGACGATCCGCTCGCCCGAGGCCGAGGCCAAGGCGCGCGAGGTTGCCGAAAACGTGACCTTCGAAGGCTATGCCTCGGCCCTGCCCGACGCTTGACCTCACGCCCGATGCCGTCATCATCAGCCCGACAGGAGCCTGCGATGACCGATACAATCGAACTGGAACTGGCCGAGAGTGTCTCGGCCATCGATCCCGCGTTATGGGATAGCTGTGCCTGTCCCGAGGTGGCGGATGGCGGGCGGGCCTATGATCCGTTCACAACGCACCGGTTCCTCTCGGCGCTGGAGAGCTCGGGTTCGGTGGGGCGCGGCACGGGCTGGGACCCGCGGCCTATTGTGGCACGGGCAGGCGGAACCGTTCTGGGCGTGGCGCCGCTCTATGTCAAATCCCATAGTCAGGGCGAATATGTGTTCGACCACGGCTGGGCCGATGCGTTCGAGCGCGCGGGCGGACAATATTACCCCAAGCTGCAATGCGCGGTGCCATTTACACCCTGCACGGGGCGGCGCCTGCTGACCGCGCCGGGTCAGGCCGAGGCAGGCCGCGCCGCCCTTCTGGCGGGCATGGCGCAAGTGGCCGAAAACAACGGGCTGTCGTCTGTGCATATGACCTTCTGCCCGGAAAACGAGGCCGATCTGGCCGAGGGCGCGGGCTATCTGCACCGCCACGGGCAACAGTTCCATTTCTACAATCAGGGCTATGCCGATTTCGACGCATTCCTTGCGCAGCTCTCCTCGCGCAAGCGCAAGGCTCTGAAGAAGGAGCGCGCAAGGGCGCAAGCCTTCGGCGGCGAGATCCGGCAGCTGACCGGCGACGAGATCCGGCCCGAACACTGGGATGCGTTCTGGGAGTTCTATCAGGATACCGGCGCGCGCAAATGGGGCACCCCCTATCTGACGCGGGCCTTTTTCGATGCGCTGCACGGGATGCGCGAGGATGTGTTGCTCGTGCTGGCTTTCCGCGAGGGTCGCCCTGTGGCGGGCGCGCTGAACCTGATCGGGCGCGATTGCCTTTATGGCCGCTATTGGGGTTGCATCGAGGATCACCCTTATCTGCATTTCGAACTCTGCTACCACCAAGCGGTGGATTATGCGCTGGCGCATGGTCTGGCGCGGGTCGAGGCGGGCGCGCAGGGCGAGCACAAGCTGGCGCGCGGCTATCTGCCGCATATCACCCATTCCGCGCATTGGATCACCCATCCGGGTTTGCGGCGCGCGATTTCGGACTATCTGGAGGCCGAACGCGCGGCCATCGACGAGGATGTCGAGGTGATGACCGAGATGGGGCCCTTCCGCAGCGGGGGTTGATCTTCGGCACCATGCCCCCTAGGCCGCGCCCGAACGAAACAAAGGACCTGAAGACGCATGGACGAGTTGAACCTGCAAAACCTGACAGATGTGAGCCAGTGGATCACCCCCGAACGTATTGATGCCGTGGTGCTGGGCACGCTGAACGTGCTGGCCGCGCTGGTCATCCTGATCGTCGCGCTGGTCATTTCGGGCTGGGCCAAGGGCCGCATCGGCAATCTGGCCGCGCGCCACAAGCGCCTGGATGCGACGCTGTTCGGCTTTCTGGGCAATATCGCGAAATACCTGATCCTCGCGATCGGCTTCATCTTCATTCTCAACCGCTTCGGCATCCAGACCACCTCGCTGGCCGCACTGATCGGTGCCGCCGGTCTGGCCATCGGTCTGGCGCTGCAAGGCACGCTGTCCTCGCTCGCCTCAGGCGTGATGATCATCATGTTCCGCCCCTTCCGTGTGGGCGATTATGTGCAGGCGGGCAGCAATGCGGGCACCGTGACCGAGATCTCGCTCTTCTATGTGATCCTGAAAACCTATGATGGCATTCAGGTCGTCGTGCCGAATTCGGATATCTGGTCCTCGGCCATTACCAACTATTCGGCCAACACCACCCGCATGATGGATCTGACCATCGGTATCTCCTATGACAGCGATATCAAGGTCGCCAAGGACATCCTGCAGAAGATCGTGGACGAGGACCCGCGCATTCTGAAAGACCCCGCCCCTACCATCGGCGTGAAGGAGCTGGGCGACAGCTCGATCAACCTGCTATTCCGCGCCTGGGCCACGACGGACGTTTACTGGAAGTTCCGCTGGGAGCTGTTCGAAGTCGTGAAACGCGAATTCGATGCCAACGGCATCGGCATTCCCTTCCCGACCCGCGAGATCATCTTCGACAACAAGCTGGAGATGGCCAAGCCGAAAGTATCGGTCAGGGAATTGTCCGCGCCGAGCGAAACCCCTGTTTCGCAAACCGCTGCGGAAGATAAATTGAAGTAGGCCGGATTTCGGGTAAACTCATAGACGGGCAGGGTTTTCCTGCCCGTTTCGATATAGGGAAAACACGATGGCCACGAAGCTCAATCAGGACGAACGCGCCTCCCTGATGCCCCTGCTGAAAGAAAGCGGCTGGCGCATGGCCAAACAATCCGACGCGATCCGCAAAGTCTGGAAATTCGAGAATTTCGAACAGGCCTGGGGCTTTATGGCACAGGCGGCCCTGCTGGCCGAGAAGATGGATCACCACCCCGATTGGCGCAATGTCTATAACGTGGTGGATATCGAGCTCTCGACCCATTCCTGCAAGGGTCTGAGCATTCTGGATTTCGAACTGGCCCGCGCACTCGATGCCATTCCGCATAAGGGCAAGGTGCTGTTCCAGTCGCCGCTGCTCGAGCGCGAACCCGGTCAGGACGAGGTGGAGGAGCCCGATCCACGCCCAGATCTTGGCGAGGATCTGCTCGATTAACCGGCCAGTGCTTCGATATAGATCCGCACGGCCTCCTGCACATGGCGGAAGCGGTCGCCCCCCAGATGCTTGCCGCCATACCAGCGGGTGACCACGATCAGGTGGTTCTCGAGCCCCTCGCGTTCGAGCATCCGCAGGATCACCATGCCCGCCCCCGACTCGCCATCATCGTTTTTCACCGGCGCATCAGAGGTCAGAAGACCCCATGTATTATGCGTGGCCTTGGCGAATTTCTTGGTGCGGCACAGATCCTTGATCAGGGCCTTGGCCTCGTCTTCCGAGGCACAAGGCGCGCCGGAGACCGCATATTTCGACCCGCGATCGCTGATGATCCCGTCGATAGTGGTCAGTTTACCCATCGGAGGCCGCCTCGAGGCTGGCCATCGCCTCATCAGACAGCTGCAGGTCGATCGCGCCCAGAAGCGTATCGAGCTGATCCATATTCGAGGCCGAGACAATAGGGGCCGAGACGCCCTCGCGCGCCATCGCCCAGGCGGTTGCCACCTGCGCCATGGGGGCGCCGACGCCATCGGCGATCTCCGCCAGAGCCTGCAGAATGCGCAAGCCCCGCGCATCCAGATATTTCGCGGCATGGCGCGCGCGCGGGATCCCCGCAAAATCGGCCTGCGTGCGGTATTTGCCCGACAGGAACCCCGCCGCCAGCGTGAAGAAGGTCACAGCCCCCAACTCCTGCGATTTGACCAGCGGCAGCAGCTCTTTCTCGAAACTCTCGCGCGTGCTCAGGCTGTATTCGGGCTGGATCACCTCGATGCCCTTCACATTCATCTGCTTGGCCAGTGCCAGAGCCGCGGCCAGACGGTCGGGGGCGAAATTCG
Protein-coding regions in this window:
- a CDS encoding GNAT family N-acetyltransferase, with product MTDTIELELAESVSAIDPALWDSCACPEVADGGRAYDPFTTHRFLSALESSGSVGRGTGWDPRPIVARAGGTVLGVAPLYVKSHSQGEYVFDHGWADAFERAGGQYYPKLQCAVPFTPCTGRRLLTAPGQAEAGRAALLAGMAQVAENNGLSSVHMTFCPENEADLAEGAGYLHRHGQQFHFYNQGYADFDAFLAQLSSRKRKALKKERARAQAFGGEIRQLTGDEIRPEHWDAFWEFYQDTGARKWGTPYLTRAFFDALHGMREDVLLVLAFREGRPVAGALNLIGRDCLYGRYWGCIEDHPYLHFELCYHQAVDYALAHGLARVEAGAQGEHKLARGYLPHITHSAHWITHPGLRRAISDYLEAERAAIDEDVEVMTEMGPFRSGG
- a CDS encoding 4a-hydroxytetrahydrobiopterin dehydratase, with product MATKLNQDERASLMPLLKESGWRMAKQSDAIRKVWKFENFEQAWGFMAQAALLAEKMDHHPDWRNVYNVVDIELSTHSCKGLSILDFELARALDAIPHKGKVLFQSPLLEREPGQDEVEEPDPRPDLGEDLLD
- the smc gene encoding chromosome segregation protein SMC; protein product: MRFTRLRLNGFKSFVDPTDLVIQDGLTGVVGPNGCGKSNLLEALRWVMGEHRASAMRGGGMEDVIFAGTSTRGARNFAEVVLQIDNEERLAPSGFNDSDLLEITRRITRDVGSAYKVNTKDVRARDVQMLFADASTGAHSPALVRQGQINELINAKPKARRRILEEAAGISGLYQRRHEAELRLKATEANLERIDDVIDQLAGQLNSLARQARQAAKYRQIGEELRRSEGMLLYRRWLEADETRQEAEKALSAIIANAGVAERAARDSAELRANLEEILPPMREEDTVATAILQRLVLSQDQLSQQEAQARGQIETLKGRIAQIDRDMERETSLNRDAGETLERLEYELRQIARDSAGHEEALAAAEEAAQEAAEIARDREEILDQLTGDVAQLAARHQSAERQLADSQASAERFDRAAATARLNATEAEEALAEVNSRIEAAQEAASEATEMTDQAEEALHSADDLRGTLETREAEAREARAEAEGEMSALKSEVSALTRLLDRDAMSGPQILDRISVSKGYEAALGAALADDLNAPEAAGNAGSGWLTLPDYSDAPALPAGLQALARYVQAPEALTRRLNQIGVVESWDQGDALHKDLRPGQRIVTLAGDLWRWDGLRAGAEDAPSAAAQRLRQQNRLSDLRADLAVAEASTQSAVRNHEQLKQKLADANLAYARARDTRREADKRLAEAQRLMSKAEADRSVTEGRLEAARQAEGRHAEEARAARATLEEAQSAINALPALSRAREEMDQVKITVEAARMTMLTRRSAQDEVRREGEARTRRHTEITEQLGGWKTRLATAERHGAELAERRAEALEELEEAMALPEELNERRDELREQIQEAEARKSKATTALQDAESRLRTAQTVERETEKQASEIREARARAETRVESAREALTLAVDWISDEMDLAPESLLKSLDIAPGDMPTIAKLEKAVADLKRDRDALGAVNLRAEEDARSIQEEHDTLFTEKGDLEDAIAKLRGGINGLNREGRERLLAAFEQVNQNFRQLFTHLFSGGDARLALVESDDPLEAGLEIMCQPPGKKLSTLSLLSGGEQTLTAMALIFAVFMANPAPICVLDEVDAPLDDANVTRFCDLLDEMTRRTETRFLIITHHAVTMSRMDRLFGVTMQEQGVSQLVSVDLKKAEAMVA
- a CDS encoding CidA/LrgA family protein — encoded protein: MVAAFAFILLFQLVGEVLSRGLGLPLPGPVLGMIFMLASFFASARLREVVQPTAKGLLSHLSLLFVPIGVGVVAHIPTLMSHGLALGLSLVLSTALALVAGAAAFAVTLRLTKGAGNE
- a CDS encoding aldo/keto reductase, coding for MLHKPLGRSGLTVSPFVFGGNVLGWTADRATSFAMLDRLVEAGVTSIDTADSYSYWGEGMKGGESEAMIGDWLARRKRRDDVVIYTKVAKLSWRKGLRRDNILAAIDESLTRLRTDYIDLYFAHADDADVPQEEVLETFEMLRVQGKIRAVGASNFAPDRLAAALALAKQMNVKGIEVIQPEYSLSTRESFEKELLPLVKSQELGAVTFFTLAAGFLSGKYRTQADFAGIPRARHAAKYLDARGLRILQALAEIADGVGAPMAQVATAWAMAREGVSAPIVSASNMDQLDTLLGAIDLQLSDEAMASLEAASDG
- a CDS encoding mechanosensitive ion channel domain-containing protein translates to MDELNLQNLTDVSQWITPERIDAVVLGTLNVLAALVILIVALVISGWAKGRIGNLAARHKRLDATLFGFLGNIAKYLILAIGFIFILNRFGIQTTSLAALIGAAGLAIGLALQGTLSSLASGVMIIMFRPFRVGDYVQAGSNAGTVTEISLFYVILKTYDGIQVVVPNSDIWSSAITNYSANTTRMMDLTIGISYDSDIKVAKDILQKIVDEDPRILKDPAPTIGVKELGDSSINLLFRAWATTDVYWKFRWELFEVVKREFDANGIGIPFPTREIIFDNKLEMAKPKVSVRELSAPSETPVSQTAAEDKLK
- a CDS encoding YigZ family protein; translation: MTTIDGIISDRGSKYAVSGAPCASEDEAKALIKDLCRTKKFAKATHNTWGLLTSDAPVKNDDGESGAGMVILRMLEREGLENHLIVVTRWYGGKHLGGDRFRHVQEAVRIYIEALAG
- a CDS encoding RidA family protein, which encodes MSKIESRLSELNITLPAAPAPAANYVPFVITGNQLFISGQISSGADGLVKGRLGEDMDVEAGAAAARLCGLALIAQAKAALGDLDRITRVVKLGGFVNSTPDFTDQPKVVNGCSDLMVEVFGDVGRHARSAVATPSLPLGVAVEIDAVFEIKDA
- a CDS encoding glycerophosphodiester phosphodiesterase family protein, which gives rise to MLDPRFLSLPIAHRAYHDRAQRRPENSLAAIRAAIAAGYGIEIDLQLSADGVAMVFHDYLLDRLTGETGPLHARTAAELQAIPLRDADEGIPTFAEVLDLVAGQVPLLVEIKNQNDPNGAGLGPLEDAAAQALRGYQGPVAVMGFNPETIALFHAAAPDVAVGLTTYAEWSAEDFPDLDDDQRARLREIADYDRVGASFISHHWKDLGMARVAALKAEGAHILCWTIRSPEAEAKAREVAENVTFEGYASALPDA
- a CDS encoding YbjN domain-containing protein, whose product is MKQLLVSLAMLAGLAAPLTASPALANTVTATPAAILAAMRADGLQAQQETDDYGAPMLVSQLNGTHFSVYFYGCKSGAQCQNIQFSTGYDLDRPLDARRINDWNRDNRFGRAYLDDDGDPFIEMDINMAGNGVTQQNFSTSLGLWQTVTRDFEHFIGW